In the Hippoglossus stenolepis isolate QCI-W04-F060 chromosome 14, HSTE1.2, whole genome shotgun sequence genome, one interval contains:
- the LOC118121236 gene encoding uncharacterized protein LOC118121236 isoform X5, which produces MGHSVLGVLSLFLLNTLLSCGHTELSNRSFVVLQHNWTQIFSGETISVRCEIQGGGDTQWEYEWRTTSSHQPVTGPNTAPTHSEYRLGTASVFHSGEYWCKARADLYSSTEWSDAFQLRVTPNKPRPRLTAHNTTITGKGSAALICSVDNAAEWRYDWFRRTSASSAAQILRYNETDDEISISEEGIYNCRGRRGDTTVFTEDSNLVTIENRVSHKASVALQPDWSLIFSGEMITVRCEVPADGLTEWEYEWTKPNSNTVPTHNGYRIVKASSSDSGSYRCLAKDKKNLTSTTEWSDVVTLTVSERPAANLRADHRAFPVGGSVLLTCSVGPSSPGWNYYWYRGEKTSEPLTDEDFKSDGQSASASREGQYWCRGGRGDPVYYTEYSHSVRIHKIVHNRAAVTLQPNWPNRYRGETVTLRCEIQGGDSEWEYEWTATSSHAPPNTKEFRISVGSHVSGSYWCQGRLKGARQNSTGWSVPLTLDLSNATAPRPVVTVSPSWLTPGASVTLTCGVPHPAAGWRFYWYRVYLSSLNQVPRCPQSFPYRMSPVHIRDKYSYELLPGSNGGTEQNSSVIRGQTESAGYACRAGRGDPVFYTEFSDPKWVWSGDSYSSESLTVSPDSVQHNYLHRIHLTCEGNSDKWRLLMFTRDQVRLSECSRQETIPKITWPMDNLRPGVYCCESGSELSNAVNITRVRGPVILESPARPVTGGQSVTLSCSWFGENLYSNFSFYKNGELLRRDVRGKLEISAVSKSDEGFYKCERSGVFSPESWMSVKSPPSASPVALVIGLVGGITLILSLLLLCWYRNSKNLCCDRLSQSLRTNQSSDPPVHHDENQLQVYSSLLHGDNCIYESIRRDTEEGTRGDPEETSDYVNENPHSASGAL; this is translated from the exons ATGGGGCACTCTGTGCTCGGTGTGCTGTCGTTATTCT TGCTGAATACACTCCTCTCCTGTGGACACACTGAAT TGTCCAACAGAAGCTTTGTCGTGCTGCAACACAACTGGACTCAGATATTCAGCGGTGAGACGATCTCTGTCAGGTGTGAGatccagggaggaggagacacccAGTGGGAATATGAATGGAGGACAACAAGCTCCCACCAACCAGTCACTGGTCCAAACACAGctcccacacacagtgaatacagGCTGGGCACTGCCTCTGTTTTCCACAGTGGAGAGTACTGGTGTAAGGCCAGAGCGGACTTGTATTCCTCAACAGAGTGGAGTGACGCCTTCCAGCTGAGAGTAACAC CCAATAAACCCAGGCCCAGGCTGACTGCCCATAACACAACCATCACAGGAAAGGGAAGCGCAGCACTGATCTGCTCTGTGGATAACGCCGCTGAGTGGAGATACGACTGGTTCAGAAGaacctcagcctcctctgcagctcagatcCTAAGATATAATGAAACAGATGATGAAATCAGCATCTCAGAGGAAGGCATCTACaactgcagaggaaggagaggagacacaacTGTCTTCACAGAGGACAGCAACCTAGTCACAATAGAGAACAGAG TTTCCCACAAGGCGTCTGTGGCCCTGCAGCCTGACTGGTCTCTGATATTCAGCGGTGAGATGATCACTGTCCGGTGTGAGGTCCCTGCAGATGGACTGACTGAGTGGGAGTATGAATGGACCAAACCCAACTCAAATACGGTTCCAACACACAATGGATACAGGATTGTGAAAGCATCCTCGTCCGACAGTGGAAGCTACAGGTGTTTGGCTAAAGACAAGAAGAACTTGACTTCCACAACTGAGTGGAGCGATGTCGTCACATTGACAGTTTCTG AAAGACCAGCAGCTAACCTGCGTGCTGACCACAGAGCCTTTccagtagggggcagtgtgCTCCTGACCTGCTCCGTGGGACCTTCATCACCTGGCTGGAATTATTATTGGTACAGAGGTGAGAAAACCTCGGAGCCTCTGACGGATGAGGATTTCAAGTCAGATGGACAAAGTGCTAGTGCCTCACGTGAAGGACAGTACtggtgcagaggaggaagaggagatccAGTTTACTACACCGAGTACAGTCACTCAGTCAGGATTCATAAAATTG TCcacaacagagctgctgtgactcTTCAACCCAACTGGCCGAACAGATACAGAGGAGAAACCGTCACACTGAGGTGTGAGATCCAGGGAGGAGACTCTGAGTGGGAGTATGAATGGACAGCAACCAGCTCACATGCACCTCCCAACACAAAGGAATTCAGGATCAGTGTGGGGTCACATGTGAGCGGCAGTTACTGGTGTCAGGGCCGACTGAAAGGTGCACGGCAGAATTCAACAGGATGGAGTGTTCCCCTCACGTTGGACCTGTCTAATG CGACTGCACCACGACCTGTCGTCACTGTGTCTCCGTCATGGCTGACTCCTGGAGCCTCAGTGACTCTCACCTGTGGGGTTCCACATCCGGCTGCAGGATGGAGGTTCTACTGGTACAGAGTTTACCTGAGTAGTTTGAATCAAGTCCCCAGATGTCCACAGTCATTTCCATATAGGATGAGTCCTGTGCACATTCGTGACAAGTACAGTTATGAGCTGCTCCCAGGAAGCAACGGAGGGACTGAACAAAACTCCTCCGTCATCAGAGGCCAGACGGAGTCAGCAGGTTATGCATGTCGAGCTGGAAGAGGAGACCCCGTGTTTTACACTGAGTTCAGTGATCCAAAGTGGGTCTGGTCTGGAG ATTCCTATTCGTCAGAGTCTCTCACTGTGAGTCCGGACTCAGTGCAGCACAACTATCTTCACAGGATCCATCTGACCTGCGAGGGAAACTCTGATAAGTGGAGATTGTTGATGTTTACTAGAGACCAAGTACGATTGTCAGAGTGCAGCCGTCAGGAGACAATCCCAAAGATCACATGGCCCATGGATAATCTTCGTCCTGGAGTTTACTGCTGTGAATCTGGATCAGAGCTCAGCAACGCAGTCAACATCACTAGAG TTCGAGGTCCTGTTATCCTGGAGAGCCCTGCCCGTCCTGTGACTGGGGGACAGTCCGTTACTCTCAGCTGCTCATGGTTCGGAGAAAACCTCTATTCCAACTTCTCTTTCTACAAAAATGGTGAACTCCTCCGAAGGGATGTCAGAGGGAAACTGGAAATCTCAGCTGTGTCAAAGTCAGATGAAGGTTTCTACAAGTGTGAACGTTCAGGAGTCTTCTCACCGGAGAGTTGGATGTCagtaaaat CACCTCCCTCTGCGTCTCCTGTGGCGCTGGTCATTGGGCTGGTTGGTGGCATCACACTGATTCtctcgctgctgctgttgtgttggtACAGGAATTCAAAGA ATCTGTGTTGTGACAG gCTCAGCCAGTCTctgagaaccaatcagagctcagacCCACCTGTCCACCACGATGAAAACCAACTGCAAGTGTACTCGTCTCTTCTCCACG GTGACAACTGCATCTATGAATCAATCAGACGAGACACGGAGGAAG GAACCCGAGGTGATCCAGAGGAGACGTCTGACTACGTTAATGAAAATCCACATTCAGCTTCAG GAGCACTATGA
- the LOC118121236 gene encoding uncharacterized protein LOC118121236 isoform X3, producing MGHSVLGVLSLFLLNTLLSCGHTELSNRSFVVLQHNWTQIFSGETISVRCEIQGGGDTQWEYEWRTTSSHQPVTGPNTAPTHSEYRLGTASVFHSGEYWCKARADLYSSTEWSDAFQLRVTPNKPRPRLTAHNTTITGKGSAALICSVDNAAEWRYDWFRRTSASSAAQILRYNETDDEISISEEGIYNCRGRRGDTTVFTEDSNLVTIENRVSHKASVALQPDWSLIFSGEMITVRCEVPADGLTEWEYEWTKPNSNTVPTHNGYRIVKASSSDSGSYRCLAKDKKNLTSTTEWSDVVTLTVSERPAANLRADHRAFPVGGSVLLTCSVGPSSPGWNYYWYRGEKTSEPLTDEDFKSDGQSASASREGQYWCRGGRGDPVYYTEYSHSVRIHKIVHNRAAVTLQPNWPNRYRGETVTLRCEIQGGDSEWEYEWTATSSHAPPNTKEFRISVGSHVSGSYWCQGRLKGARQNSTGWSVPLTLDLSNATAPRPVVTVSPSWLTPGASVTLTCGVPHPAAGWRFYWYRVYLSSLNQVPRCPQSFPYRMSPVHIRDKYSYELLPGSNGGTEQNSSVIRGQTESAGYACRAGRGDPVFYTEFSDPKWVWSGDSYSSESLTVSPDSVQHNYLHRIHLTCEGNSDKWRLLMFTRDQVRLSECSRQETIPKITWPMDNLRPGVYCCESGSELSNAVNITRVRGPVILESPARPVTGGQSVTLSCSWFGENLYSNFSFYKNGELLRRDVRGKLEISAVSKSDEGFYKCERSGVFSPESWMSVKSPPSASPVALVIGLVGGITLILSLLLLCWYRNSKNLCCDRLSQSLRTNQSSDPPVHHDENQLQVYSSLLHGDNCIYESIRRDTEEGTRGDPEETSDYVNENPHSASDLCCDRLSQSLRTNQSSDPPVHPDENQLQVYSSLLHGDNCIYESIRGDTEEGTRGDPEETSDYVNENPHSASGAL from the exons ATGGGGCACTCTGTGCTCGGTGTGCTGTCGTTATTCT TGCTGAATACACTCCTCTCCTGTGGACACACTGAAT TGTCCAACAGAAGCTTTGTCGTGCTGCAACACAACTGGACTCAGATATTCAGCGGTGAGACGATCTCTGTCAGGTGTGAGatccagggaggaggagacacccAGTGGGAATATGAATGGAGGACAACAAGCTCCCACCAACCAGTCACTGGTCCAAACACAGctcccacacacagtgaatacagGCTGGGCACTGCCTCTGTTTTCCACAGTGGAGAGTACTGGTGTAAGGCCAGAGCGGACTTGTATTCCTCAACAGAGTGGAGTGACGCCTTCCAGCTGAGAGTAACAC CCAATAAACCCAGGCCCAGGCTGACTGCCCATAACACAACCATCACAGGAAAGGGAAGCGCAGCACTGATCTGCTCTGTGGATAACGCCGCTGAGTGGAGATACGACTGGTTCAGAAGaacctcagcctcctctgcagctcagatcCTAAGATATAATGAAACAGATGATGAAATCAGCATCTCAGAGGAAGGCATCTACaactgcagaggaaggagaggagacacaacTGTCTTCACAGAGGACAGCAACCTAGTCACAATAGAGAACAGAG TTTCCCACAAGGCGTCTGTGGCCCTGCAGCCTGACTGGTCTCTGATATTCAGCGGTGAGATGATCACTGTCCGGTGTGAGGTCCCTGCAGATGGACTGACTGAGTGGGAGTATGAATGGACCAAACCCAACTCAAATACGGTTCCAACACACAATGGATACAGGATTGTGAAAGCATCCTCGTCCGACAGTGGAAGCTACAGGTGTTTGGCTAAAGACAAGAAGAACTTGACTTCCACAACTGAGTGGAGCGATGTCGTCACATTGACAGTTTCTG AAAGACCAGCAGCTAACCTGCGTGCTGACCACAGAGCCTTTccagtagggggcagtgtgCTCCTGACCTGCTCCGTGGGACCTTCATCACCTGGCTGGAATTATTATTGGTACAGAGGTGAGAAAACCTCGGAGCCTCTGACGGATGAGGATTTCAAGTCAGATGGACAAAGTGCTAGTGCCTCACGTGAAGGACAGTACtggtgcagaggaggaagaggagatccAGTTTACTACACCGAGTACAGTCACTCAGTCAGGATTCATAAAATTG TCcacaacagagctgctgtgactcTTCAACCCAACTGGCCGAACAGATACAGAGGAGAAACCGTCACACTGAGGTGTGAGATCCAGGGAGGAGACTCTGAGTGGGAGTATGAATGGACAGCAACCAGCTCACATGCACCTCCCAACACAAAGGAATTCAGGATCAGTGTGGGGTCACATGTGAGCGGCAGTTACTGGTGTCAGGGCCGACTGAAAGGTGCACGGCAGAATTCAACAGGATGGAGTGTTCCCCTCACGTTGGACCTGTCTAATG CGACTGCACCACGACCTGTCGTCACTGTGTCTCCGTCATGGCTGACTCCTGGAGCCTCAGTGACTCTCACCTGTGGGGTTCCACATCCGGCTGCAGGATGGAGGTTCTACTGGTACAGAGTTTACCTGAGTAGTTTGAATCAAGTCCCCAGATGTCCACAGTCATTTCCATATAGGATGAGTCCTGTGCACATTCGTGACAAGTACAGTTATGAGCTGCTCCCAGGAAGCAACGGAGGGACTGAACAAAACTCCTCCGTCATCAGAGGCCAGACGGAGTCAGCAGGTTATGCATGTCGAGCTGGAAGAGGAGACCCCGTGTTTTACACTGAGTTCAGTGATCCAAAGTGGGTCTGGTCTGGAG ATTCCTATTCGTCAGAGTCTCTCACTGTGAGTCCGGACTCAGTGCAGCACAACTATCTTCACAGGATCCATCTGACCTGCGAGGGAAACTCTGATAAGTGGAGATTGTTGATGTTTACTAGAGACCAAGTACGATTGTCAGAGTGCAGCCGTCAGGAGACAATCCCAAAGATCACATGGCCCATGGATAATCTTCGTCCTGGAGTTTACTGCTGTGAATCTGGATCAGAGCTCAGCAACGCAGTCAACATCACTAGAG TTCGAGGTCCTGTTATCCTGGAGAGCCCTGCCCGTCCTGTGACTGGGGGACAGTCCGTTACTCTCAGCTGCTCATGGTTCGGAGAAAACCTCTATTCCAACTTCTCTTTCTACAAAAATGGTGAACTCCTCCGAAGGGATGTCAGAGGGAAACTGGAAATCTCAGCTGTGTCAAAGTCAGATGAAGGTTTCTACAAGTGTGAACGTTCAGGAGTCTTCTCACCGGAGAGTTGGATGTCagtaaaat CACCTCCCTCTGCGTCTCCTGTGGCGCTGGTCATTGGGCTGGTTGGTGGCATCACACTGATTCtctcgctgctgctgttgtgttggtACAGGAATTCAAAGA ATCTGTGTTGTGACAG gCTCAGCCAGTCTctgagaaccaatcagagctcagacCCACCTGTCCACCACGATGAAAACCAACTGCAAGTGTACTCGTCTCTTCTCCACG GTGACAACTGCATCTATGAATCAATCAGACGAGACACGGAGGAAG GAACCCGAGGTGATCCAGAGGAGACGTCTGACTACGTTAATGAAAATCCACATTCAGCTTCAG
- the LOC118121236 gene encoding uncharacterized protein LOC118121236 isoform X4: MGHSVLGVLSLFLLNTLLSCGHTELSNRSFVVLQHNWTQIFSGETISVRCEIQGGGDTQWEYEWRTTSSHQPVTGPNTAPTHSEYRLGTASVFHSGEYWCKARADLYSSTEWSDAFQLRVTPNKPRPRLTAHNTTITGKGSAALICSVDNAAEWRYDWFRRTSASSAAQILRYNETDDEISISEEGIYNCRGRRGDTTVFTEDSNLVTIENRVSHKASVALQPDWSLIFSGEMITVRCEVPADGLTEWEYEWTKPNSNTVPTHNGYRIVKASSSDSGSYRCLAKDKKNLTSTTEWSDVVTLTVSERPAANLRADHRAFPVGGSVLLTCSVGPSSPGWNYYWYRGEKTSEPLTDEDFKSDGQSASASREGQYWCRGGRGDPVYYTEYSHSVRIHKIVHNRAAVTLQPNWPNRYRGETVTLRCEIQGGDSEWEYEWTATSSHAPPNTKEFRISVGSHVSGSYWCQGRLKGARQNSTGWSVPLTLDLSNATAPRPVVTVSPSWLTPGASVTLTCGVPHPAAGWRFYWYRVYLSSLNQVPRCPQSFPYRMSPVHIRDKYSYELLPGSNGGTEQNSSVIRGQTESAGYACRAGRGDPVFYTEFSDPKWVWSGDSYSSESLTVSPDSVQHNYLHRIHLTCEGNSDKWRLLMFTRDQVRLSECSRQETIPKITWPMDNLRPGVYCCESGSELSNAVNITRVRGPVILESPARPVTGGQSVTLSCSWFGENLYSNFSFYKNGELLRRDVRGKLEISAVSKSDEGFYKCERSGVFSPESWMSVKSPPSASPVALVIGLVGGITLILSLLLLCWYRNSKNLCCDRLSQSLRTNQSSDPPVHHDENQLQVYSSLLHGDNCIYESIRRDTEEGTRGDPEETSDYVNENPHSASDLCCDRLSQSLRTNQSSDPTVHHDENQLQVSSSLLHGDNCIYESIRGDTEEGTRGDPEERSDYVNENPHSASGAL; this comes from the exons ATGGGGCACTCTGTGCTCGGTGTGCTGTCGTTATTCT TGCTGAATACACTCCTCTCCTGTGGACACACTGAAT TGTCCAACAGAAGCTTTGTCGTGCTGCAACACAACTGGACTCAGATATTCAGCGGTGAGACGATCTCTGTCAGGTGTGAGatccagggaggaggagacacccAGTGGGAATATGAATGGAGGACAACAAGCTCCCACCAACCAGTCACTGGTCCAAACACAGctcccacacacagtgaatacagGCTGGGCACTGCCTCTGTTTTCCACAGTGGAGAGTACTGGTGTAAGGCCAGAGCGGACTTGTATTCCTCAACAGAGTGGAGTGACGCCTTCCAGCTGAGAGTAACAC CCAATAAACCCAGGCCCAGGCTGACTGCCCATAACACAACCATCACAGGAAAGGGAAGCGCAGCACTGATCTGCTCTGTGGATAACGCCGCTGAGTGGAGATACGACTGGTTCAGAAGaacctcagcctcctctgcagctcagatcCTAAGATATAATGAAACAGATGATGAAATCAGCATCTCAGAGGAAGGCATCTACaactgcagaggaaggagaggagacacaacTGTCTTCACAGAGGACAGCAACCTAGTCACAATAGAGAACAGAG TTTCCCACAAGGCGTCTGTGGCCCTGCAGCCTGACTGGTCTCTGATATTCAGCGGTGAGATGATCACTGTCCGGTGTGAGGTCCCTGCAGATGGACTGACTGAGTGGGAGTATGAATGGACCAAACCCAACTCAAATACGGTTCCAACACACAATGGATACAGGATTGTGAAAGCATCCTCGTCCGACAGTGGAAGCTACAGGTGTTTGGCTAAAGACAAGAAGAACTTGACTTCCACAACTGAGTGGAGCGATGTCGTCACATTGACAGTTTCTG AAAGACCAGCAGCTAACCTGCGTGCTGACCACAGAGCCTTTccagtagggggcagtgtgCTCCTGACCTGCTCCGTGGGACCTTCATCACCTGGCTGGAATTATTATTGGTACAGAGGTGAGAAAACCTCGGAGCCTCTGACGGATGAGGATTTCAAGTCAGATGGACAAAGTGCTAGTGCCTCACGTGAAGGACAGTACtggtgcagaggaggaagaggagatccAGTTTACTACACCGAGTACAGTCACTCAGTCAGGATTCATAAAATTG TCcacaacagagctgctgtgactcTTCAACCCAACTGGCCGAACAGATACAGAGGAGAAACCGTCACACTGAGGTGTGAGATCCAGGGAGGAGACTCTGAGTGGGAGTATGAATGGACAGCAACCAGCTCACATGCACCTCCCAACACAAAGGAATTCAGGATCAGTGTGGGGTCACATGTGAGCGGCAGTTACTGGTGTCAGGGCCGACTGAAAGGTGCACGGCAGAATTCAACAGGATGGAGTGTTCCCCTCACGTTGGACCTGTCTAATG CGACTGCACCACGACCTGTCGTCACTGTGTCTCCGTCATGGCTGACTCCTGGAGCCTCAGTGACTCTCACCTGTGGGGTTCCACATCCGGCTGCAGGATGGAGGTTCTACTGGTACAGAGTTTACCTGAGTAGTTTGAATCAAGTCCCCAGATGTCCACAGTCATTTCCATATAGGATGAGTCCTGTGCACATTCGTGACAAGTACAGTTATGAGCTGCTCCCAGGAAGCAACGGAGGGACTGAACAAAACTCCTCCGTCATCAGAGGCCAGACGGAGTCAGCAGGTTATGCATGTCGAGCTGGAAGAGGAGACCCCGTGTTTTACACTGAGTTCAGTGATCCAAAGTGGGTCTGGTCTGGAG ATTCCTATTCGTCAGAGTCTCTCACTGTGAGTCCGGACTCAGTGCAGCACAACTATCTTCACAGGATCCATCTGACCTGCGAGGGAAACTCTGATAAGTGGAGATTGTTGATGTTTACTAGAGACCAAGTACGATTGTCAGAGTGCAGCCGTCAGGAGACAATCCCAAAGATCACATGGCCCATGGATAATCTTCGTCCTGGAGTTTACTGCTGTGAATCTGGATCAGAGCTCAGCAACGCAGTCAACATCACTAGAG TTCGAGGTCCTGTTATCCTGGAGAGCCCTGCCCGTCCTGTGACTGGGGGACAGTCCGTTACTCTCAGCTGCTCATGGTTCGGAGAAAACCTCTATTCCAACTTCTCTTTCTACAAAAATGGTGAACTCCTCCGAAGGGATGTCAGAGGGAAACTGGAAATCTCAGCTGTGTCAAAGTCAGATGAAGGTTTCTACAAGTGTGAACGTTCAGGAGTCTTCTCACCGGAGAGTTGGATGTCagtaaaat CACCTCCCTCTGCGTCTCCTGTGGCGCTGGTCATTGGGCTGGTTGGTGGCATCACACTGATTCtctcgctgctgctgttgtgttggtACAGGAATTCAAAGA ATCTGTGTTGTGACAG gCTCAGCCAGTCTctgagaaccaatcagagctcagacCCACCTGTCCACCACGATGAAAACCAACTGCAAGTGTACTCGTCTCTTCTCCACG GTGACAACTGCATCTATGAATCAATCAGACGAGACACGGAGGAAG GAACCCGAGGTGATCCAGAGGAGACGTCTGACTACGTTAATGAAAATCCACATTCAGCTTCAG